In Oryza sativa Japonica Group chromosome 2, ASM3414082v1, the following are encoded in one genomic region:
- the LOC4328301 gene encoding protein At-4/1: protein MAAAATAAGDEELESLLRNFHRFSQGYKDALVEAQALRVNCSSESERRQALESHVADLKSDNERLRRLYTETLFKFTNQMKFHTESRNLKEELEKANTRLLSMEEEYKREIEQLKLGSEMNSNDLENKLSCAVVQQATNEAVIKQLNLELEAHKAHIDMLNSRLEQVTADVHQQYKNEIQDLKDVVIVEQEEKNDMHRKLQNTENELRIMKMKQAEQQRDSISVQHVETLKQKVMKFRKENESLKRRLAISELDCS, encoded by the exons atggccgcggcggcgacggcggcgggggacgaGGAGTTGGAGTCGCTGCTGCGAAACTTCCACCGCTTCTCCCAG GGGTACAAGGATGCACTTGTGGAGGCCCAGGCTTTAAGGGTGAACTGCAGCTCTGAATCCGAGAGGCGTCAGGCTCTCGAGTCGCACGTTGCAGATCTCAAGAGTG ATAATGAGCGATTGAGAAGGCTGTATACTGAAACTTTGTTCAAGTTCACCAATCAG ATGAAATTTCACACAGAGTCTCGTAATCTGAAGGAAGAACTGGAAAAGGCAAACACGAGATTGCTATCCATGGAAGAG GAGTATAAGAGGGAAATCGAACAACTTAAGCTTGGCAGTGAAATGAACAGCAATGACCTGGAGAACAAGCTCAG CTGCGCTGTTGTTCAGCAAGCAACCAATGAAGCTGTGATAAAGCAACTCAATCTGGAACTGGAAGCTCATAAAGCTCACATTGACATGCTAAATAGCAGGTTGGAGCAGGTTACTGCTGATGTGCACCAGCAGT ATAAAAACGAGATCCAGGATCTGAAGGATGTAGTCATTGTTGAACAGGAGGAGAAAAATGACATGCATAGGAAGCTTCAGAATACTGAAAATGAAT TGAGGatcatgaagatgaagcagGCAGAGCAGCAAAGGGATTCCATCTCGGTCCAGCACGTGGAGACACTGAAGCAGAAGGTGATGAAGTTCCGGAAGGAGAACGAGTCCCTAAAGCGGAGGCTGGCGATCTCTGAACTTGACTGCTCATGA
- the LOC4328300 gene encoding gATA transcription factor 17 isoform X2 codes for MSGHHEAKPYQPRRGPAPADEEAAPAAAADEAEAEAEVEAMERYEQEQEYEEGEEGEEEEYEGGEGVPMDADASAAAVAGMDPHGEMVPVAGGEAGGGYPHVASNTLTLSFQGEVYVFESVSAERVQAVLLLLGGRELAPGSGSVPSSSAAYSKKMNFPHRMASLMRFREKRKERNFDKKIRYTVRKEVALRMQRNRGQFTSSKSKAEEATSVITSSEGSPNWGAVEGRPPSAAECHHCGISAASTPMMRRGPDGPRTLCNACGLMWANKNGIVEATGVEQHNSAVEEAVSAANGHESQSGVA; via the exons ATGAGCGGCCACCACGAAGCTAAGCCCTACCAGCCCCGCCGCGGCCCGGCtcccgccgacgaggaggccgcccccgccgctgcggcggacgaggcggaggcggaggcggaggtggaggctaTGGAGCGGTacgagcaggagcaggagtacgaggagggggaggagggggaggaggaggagtacgaGGGCGGGGAGGGGGTCCCCATGGACGccgacgcctccgccgcggccgtggCGGGGATGGACCCGCACGGGGAGATGGTGCCCGTGGCCggcggggaggcgggcggcggctaccCGCACGTGGCGTCGAACACCCTCACGCTGTCGTTCCAGGGCGAGGTCTACGTCTTCGAGTCCGTTTCCGCCGAGAGG GTGCAAGCTGTGCTGTTACTGCTTGGAGGAAGAGAGCTAGCACCAGGGTCGGGTTCGGTACCATCATCTTCAGCGGCATACAGTAAG AAGATGAATTTTCCTCACCGGATGGCATCATTGATGAGGTTCcgggaaaagagaaaagagagaaacttTGATAAGAAGATCCGGTATACTGTTAGGAAGGAAGTTGCACTTAG GATGCAGCGTAATAGAGGCCAGTTTACATCATCAAAATCGAAGGCTGAAGAAGCAACATCCGTCATAACTAGTTCGGAAGGTTCGCCAAATTGGGGCGCAGTTGAAGGTCGACCTCCATCAGCTGCTGA GTGCCATCATTGTGGTATTAGTGCAGCGTCAACACCTATGATGCGCCGTGGTCCTGATGGCCCAAGAACATTGTGCAATGCATGTGGACTTATGTGGGCAAACAAG AACGGAATCGTCGAGGCAACAGGTGTCGAGCAGCACAATTCTGCAGTCGAGGAGGCAGTTTCTGCTGCAAATGGCCATGAATCGCAGTCGGGAGTCGCGTGA
- the LOC4328300 gene encoding gATA transcription factor 17 isoform 2 (isoform 2 is encoded by transcript variant 2) — protein sequence MSGHHEAKPYQPRRGPAPADEEAAPAAAADEAEAEAEVEAMERYEQEQEYEEGEEGEEEEYEGGEGVPMDADASAAAVAGMDPHGEMVPVAGGEAGGGYPHVASNTLTLSFQGEVYVFESVSAERVQAVLLLLGGRELAPGSGSVPSSSAAYSKKMNFPHRMASLMRFREKRKERNFDKKIRYTVRKEVALRMQRNRGQFTSSKSKAEEATSVITSSEGSPNWGAVEGRPPSAAECHHCGISAASTPMMRRGPDGPRTLCNACGLMWANKQNGIVEATGVEQHNSAVEEAVSAANGHESQSGVA from the exons ATGAGCGGCCACCACGAAGCTAAGCCCTACCAGCCCCGCCGCGGCCCGGCtcccgccgacgaggaggccgcccccgccgctgcggcggacgaggcggaggcggaggcggaggtggaggctaTGGAGCGGTacgagcaggagcaggagtacgaggagggggaggagggggaggaggaggagtacgaGGGCGGGGAGGGGGTCCCCATGGACGccgacgcctccgccgcggccgtggCGGGGATGGACCCGCACGGGGAGATGGTGCCCGTGGCCggcggggaggcgggcggcggctaccCGCACGTGGCGTCGAACACCCTCACGCTGTCGTTCCAGGGCGAGGTCTACGTCTTCGAGTCCGTTTCCGCCGAGAGG GTGCAAGCTGTGCTGTTACTGCTTGGAGGAAGAGAGCTAGCACCAGGGTCGGGTTCGGTACCATCATCTTCAGCGGCATACAGTAAG AAGATGAATTTTCCTCACCGGATGGCATCATTGATGAGGTTCcgggaaaagagaaaagagagaaacttTGATAAGAAGATCCGGTATACTGTTAGGAAGGAAGTTGCACTTAG GATGCAGCGTAATAGAGGCCAGTTTACATCATCAAAATCGAAGGCTGAAGAAGCAACATCCGTCATAACTAGTTCGGAAGGTTCGCCAAATTGGGGCGCAGTTGAAGGTCGACCTCCATCAGCTGCTGA GTGCCATCATTGTGGTATTAGTGCAGCGTCAACACCTATGATGCGCCGTGGTCCTGATGGCCCAAGAACATTGTGCAATGCATGTGGACTTATGTGGGCAAACAAG CAGAACGGAATCGTCGAGGCAACAGGTGTCGAGCAGCACAATTCTGCAGTCGAGGAGGCAGTTTCTGCTGCAAATGGCCATGAATCGCAGTCGGGAGTCGCGTGA
- the LOC4328300 gene encoding gATA transcription factor 17 isoform 1 (isoform 1 is encoded by transcript variant 1): MSGHHEAKPYQPRRGPAPADEEAAPAAAADEAEAEAEVEAMERYEQEQEYEEGEEGEEEEYEGGEGVPMDADASAAAVAGMDPHGEMVPVAGGEAGGGYPHVASNTLTLSFQGEVYVFESVSAERVQAVLLLLGGRELAPGSGSVPSSSAAYSKKMNFPHRMASLMRFREKRKERNFDKKIRYTVRKEVALRMQRNRGQFTSSKSKAEEATSVITSSEGSPNWGAVEGRPPSAAECHHCGISAASTPMMRRGPDGPRTLCNACGLMWANKGTMREVTKGPPVPLQIVPAATNDVQNGIVEATGVEQHNSAVEEAVSAANGHESQSGVA; the protein is encoded by the exons ATGAGCGGCCACCACGAAGCTAAGCCCTACCAGCCCCGCCGCGGCCCGGCtcccgccgacgaggaggccgcccccgccgctgcggcggacgaggcggaggcggaggcggaggtggaggctaTGGAGCGGTacgagcaggagcaggagtacgaggagggggaggagggggaggaggaggagtacgaGGGCGGGGAGGGGGTCCCCATGGACGccgacgcctccgccgcggccgtggCGGGGATGGACCCGCACGGGGAGATGGTGCCCGTGGCCggcggggaggcgggcggcggctaccCGCACGTGGCGTCGAACACCCTCACGCTGTCGTTCCAGGGCGAGGTCTACGTCTTCGAGTCCGTTTCCGCCGAGAGG GTGCAAGCTGTGCTGTTACTGCTTGGAGGAAGAGAGCTAGCACCAGGGTCGGGTTCGGTACCATCATCTTCAGCGGCATACAGTAAG AAGATGAATTTTCCTCACCGGATGGCATCATTGATGAGGTTCcgggaaaagagaaaagagagaaacttTGATAAGAAGATCCGGTATACTGTTAGGAAGGAAGTTGCACTTAG GATGCAGCGTAATAGAGGCCAGTTTACATCATCAAAATCGAAGGCTGAAGAAGCAACATCCGTCATAACTAGTTCGGAAGGTTCGCCAAATTGGGGCGCAGTTGAAGGTCGACCTCCATCAGCTGCTGA GTGCCATCATTGTGGTATTAGTGCAGCGTCAACACCTATGATGCGCCGTGGTCCTGATGGCCCAAGAACATTGTGCAATGCATGTGGACTTATGTGGGCAAACAAG GGTACGATGAGAGAGGTAACAAAAGGTCCCCCTGTGCCCTTGCAAATTGTGCCAGCTGCAACCAATGATGTT CAGAACGGAATCGTCGAGGCAACAGGTGTCGAGCAGCACAATTCTGCAGTCGAGGAGGCAGTTTCTGCTGCAAATGGCCATGAATCGCAGTCGGGAGTCGCGTGA
- the LOC4328300 gene encoding gATA transcription factor 17 isoform X1, producing MSGHHEAKPYQPRRGPAPADEEAAPAAAADEAEAEAEVEAMERYEQEQEYEEGEEGEEEEYEGGEGVPMDADASAAAVAGMDPHGEMVPVAGGEAGGGYPHVASNTLTLSFQGEVYVFESVSAERVQAVLLLLGGRELAPGSGSVPSSSAAYSKKMNFPHRMASLMRFREKRKERNFDKKIRYTVRKEVALRMQRNRGQFTSSKSKAEEATSVITSSEGSPNWGAVEGRPPSAAECHHCGISAASTPMMRRGPDGPRTLCNACGLMWANKGTMREVTKGPPVPLQIVPAATNDVNGIVEATGVEQHNSAVEEAVSAANGHESQSGVA from the exons ATGAGCGGCCACCACGAAGCTAAGCCCTACCAGCCCCGCCGCGGCCCGGCtcccgccgacgaggaggccgcccccgccgctgcggcggacgaggcggaggcggaggcggaggtggaggctaTGGAGCGGTacgagcaggagcaggagtacgaggagggggaggagggggaggaggaggagtacgaGGGCGGGGAGGGGGTCCCCATGGACGccgacgcctccgccgcggccgtggCGGGGATGGACCCGCACGGGGAGATGGTGCCCGTGGCCggcggggaggcgggcggcggctaccCGCACGTGGCGTCGAACACCCTCACGCTGTCGTTCCAGGGCGAGGTCTACGTCTTCGAGTCCGTTTCCGCCGAGAGG GTGCAAGCTGTGCTGTTACTGCTTGGAGGAAGAGAGCTAGCACCAGGGTCGGGTTCGGTACCATCATCTTCAGCGGCATACAGTAAG AAGATGAATTTTCCTCACCGGATGGCATCATTGATGAGGTTCcgggaaaagagaaaagagagaaacttTGATAAGAAGATCCGGTATACTGTTAGGAAGGAAGTTGCACTTAG GATGCAGCGTAATAGAGGCCAGTTTACATCATCAAAATCGAAGGCTGAAGAAGCAACATCCGTCATAACTAGTTCGGAAGGTTCGCCAAATTGGGGCGCAGTTGAAGGTCGACCTCCATCAGCTGCTGA GTGCCATCATTGTGGTATTAGTGCAGCGTCAACACCTATGATGCGCCGTGGTCCTGATGGCCCAAGAACATTGTGCAATGCATGTGGACTTATGTGGGCAAACAAG GGTACGATGAGAGAGGTAACAAAAGGTCCCCCTGTGCCCTTGCAAATTGTGCCAGCTGCAACCAATGATGTT AACGGAATCGTCGAGGCAACAGGTGTCGAGCAGCACAATTCTGCAGTCGAGGAGGCAGTTTCTGCTGCAAATGGCCATGAATCGCAGTCGGGAGTCGCGTGA